The sequence AGAGAGTCCGGCGGACATCTCTTGGCGAAGCGACATCCACCCGGCGCAAGGAATTCACGGAAGGCAGGGGAGAGAAAATGAAGAACAGGAAGTTCCGTGGCCGCTGACCAGAGCAGAGCAGGCTCACGGCTTTCATGAATGCTCCGAGCAGCGCCACGGCTGCGATAAATGCCAGGGTCATCCTCCAGTCGGCAACGGCGAGAATCGGTTTCACGCTGTTTTGGACAGTCCGCCGTGGAAAGCCTCACTGTTCGTGCGATCCGCCGTCAGCGGTCACTTCAGTTTTTTCACCAACACCTTCGACTTGCGGCCGCTCTGCTCGTATTTTTCGCGACGCGCCAAGGGCAGATCGTCGGGGGTGCCTTCGACGAAACCGCCTTTCGACTGGAAGTAGGTGAACGCCTGGGTCGAGAGCGTGAGCAATTCGTTGAGGCCGAGTTCGCGCGCTTTGCTTTCGGTGAACTGGATCAATTTGCGGCCAATGCCCTGGTTTTCGTGCGAGGGGTTGACGTAGAGGCAGGCAAGCTCGCCCTTCTTCTGATCGGGATAGACCTGCAGGGCGACGCAGGCGACAGGGTTTTTATCGATCTCGAATATGTGGAAATCGCCGATGTTCTTCTCGATGCTCGCGCGCGAACGCTTGACGAGTTCCTCCGACTCCACGGCCTTCTTGGTCAGCATCTGAATCGCGCGAACATCCTTCTTTTTGGCCGGACGAATCTGCTGGTATTCGTTGGCGTAGATGAGCGTGCCGATGCCTTCGTTGGAAAAAACCTCGGCGAGCAAACCTTCATCGACGCGTCCGTTGATGATGTGAACCCGCTGGATTCCCTCCTTGCAGGCGGCGGCGGCGTGCAGCGCTTTGGACAGGATTTCCGGGGCAAAGAGGCTCTTGTTTTGCGCGAGCAGGTCTGCCAGTTCGCCGACGAGCATCTGGCGGATCAACTGACCCTGGTAGATCAAACCTTCCTGCGTGCTGATGTAAATCAGCTTGATCGCGCCCAGTCCTTTGGCGACTTCGAGGGCCACGCTGTCGGAATTGACACGATAGGTCTTGCCGTCGCCGTCGAAACCGAGCGGCGGCACGACCGGAACGATGCCTTGCGCGAGCAGCGTTTGCAGCAGCTCGGTGTCCACGCGCTCGACCTTGCCGGTGAACAGATGGTCCACACCCTGGAGAATGCCCATCGGATGCGCAGTGATCGCGTTCGAACAGGCAGCGCGCAGATCGTTCGCGCTCAGGCCCTCGAGGATTTCGTGCGTGAGCCGGTTCGCCCCCGTCAACGCGAGCTTGAGCGTCTCGGCGTCCGTGACGCCCGTGCCATCCAGGTCGGAAGCCTTTACCTTTTGTTGTTCGGCCAGCGCCTTGATCTGCGCGGCTGCGCCGTGGACGAGCACGACACGGATGTTCAGCGAACGCAGCACGGCGACATCGAGCAGGATATTGGCGAAGTTTTCGTCGGTGACGATGGCGCCATCGGCGGCGATGACGAAAATCTTCTCCCGGAAACGCGGAATGTATTGCAGGATGCCCCGCAGGTCGGTGGGTTTCACGTTTGTTGTTGCTTCGTTGCTTCGGGACGCATCGTCCCGATGTCAGACAGGAGGATAACTATTCCGTTTTTTTGCGGATTCAACTCCAATCTTTGAAACTGCGATTCGTCAGCGGCGTGCGGCGAGGATATTTTTCAACCCATTTACGCACCGGGCGTTCTGCTCCGGCGTGCCGACGGTGACTCGAATCCATTCCGGCAACTGATAGCCGTCCATCGGACGCGTGATGACACCGAGTTTTTGCAATCCACCAAACACCTGCGGGCCGTCGCCGACGCGAACGAGCACAAAGTTCGCATGTGAGGGGATGAATTCCAGGCCGAGCTCACGGAAGGCATCTTGCAAATAGTCGAGGCCAAGCTTGTTGTTGTTCCGCGTGCGGGACAGATGCTCCCCATCTTCGAGTGCCGCTAGCGCTCCGGCCTGGGCGATGGAATTGATGTTGAACGGTTGGCGCACTTTCTCCAGCGCCGCGATCAACTCCCGATGGCCGATGCCGTAGCCGAGCCGCAGTCCTGCAAGGCCAAAAATCTTGGAGAACGTCCGCATCAACAACAGATTTGGCTTTTCACCGGTGCGGATCAACGGCAGCAAATCCACCGGCTCGTCCAGAAAATCAACATAAGCTTCGTCCATGACGAGCAGCACGCGGTCGGGGATTTCGTCGACCAGCCTGACAATGTGTTCGGCTGGCGCGAGCGTGCCAGTGGGATTGTTCGGGTTGGCGACGAACATCACCCTCGTGTCCGGCGTAACGGCCTTGAGCATCGCCGGCAGATCGTGGCCGTAATTTCTGGCGGGAACCGAAACCAGTTTCGCGCCGAACAGGTGCGTGACGATGGGATAAACGGCGAAACAATACTGCGACACCACAACCTCCGCCCCCGGGTTCATCAACGCGTGACCGGCAAACTCGATGATTTCATTCGACCCATTGCCGAGGATGAGGTTCTCCGGCAGGACGCCGAGCTTTTCCGCCAGCTTTTGCCTGAGGCAAAACGCGTTGCCGTCCGGGTAAAGGTGCAGATTTTTCAACACGCTTTCCATCGCAGCGAGCGCGAGAGGAGACGGCCCCAGCGGATTTTCGTTGGATGCGAGCTTGATGATGTCGTCAACGGGCAGGCCGAGTTCGCGGGCGACTTCCTCAATGGGCCGTCCCGGTCGATACACGGGCAGATTCTCCAAAGCCGGGTTGACTGGAATTCGCGGCGTCATGGCGAAATTGCCTCGAGGATTTTTTCCACGTCCACGTGCTGGGCGATGAGGTCGCGGATGAGGGCGATTTTTTGGGAATCGTCCGGACGGGTCTTGACGGTCAGGTCGTGGACGTGCGAGGCAACGTCGTAGCTGTCACTGGCGACGGAGAGGACCGGGAAGGGCATTTTGTTGATGACCTTTTGCGAGGCGGCGCTCGGTTTAAGGTTGCGCGTCAGGATCATGCCCGCGAGTCCGCCTTCTTCCTCGCTGGAAAGAGTCGTCGCCACGGCGAGGATAATGTCTTCGCGGTCGCCCGGCGTGATGATCAGCACTCCTTTCCTGAACAGGTGGAGCGCGTTTTGCACGCCCATCGCGCCGATGAGCACTTCCTCCACCGGATTGTGAAAACCGTCCGTTACGTTGAGGGGCTCCGCGCGTAGTTCCTCGCGGATCAGGTCCATGGTCGGTTGGGAGAGAATCGGCTGGTGCGGCACGACGCCGAGCAGTTCCAGGCCCTTTCGTTTCAAACCGCGCCGGGCGAATTCCGTGATGTAATCGATCTTCTTTCCCAGCACCTTGTTGAGGATGACGCCGATGACCTCGACGCCTTCCTTCTCGAACAGCGCCTGGTTGAGCGAAACCTCGTCGATTGGTTTGCCGATGCCTCCTTGCGTCACGATGATGACCTTGGCTCCCAGTACCCGGGCCACGCGCGCGTTGGACAGGTCGAACACCGAGCCGACGCCGGCGTGGCCGGAGCCTTCGCACAGCACGAAGTCCTTCTCCCAGGCAACGCGATCGAAGGCGTTTTGAATCCGCCGCACCAGCACGTCATAATTGGATGACTCCAGGTATTTTCGCGTGAAGTCGGGCTCGACGGCGATCGGGCTCATGTCCACGAGCGGGCAATTGAGTTGATAGACCCGGTCCATCAACACGGTGTCTTCGTCGATCTTCTGCTCCTCGATTTCGACGAACCGTTGTCCAACCGGCTTGATGTAGCCGATGCGCGGATAAATATTTTGCAGCGCCGCGAGCAGGCCGAGCGAAGTGGTCGTTTTGCCGTCGTTCTGGCGCGTGGCGGCGATGAACACGCGGGGAGTGGTGGTGTTTTTCAGCGGCACGGCGGGTTCTTGGGGAGAAGACA is a genomic window of Candidatus Angelobacter sp. containing:
- a CDS encoding AAA family ATPase, which translates into the protein MPLKNTTTPRVFIAATRQNDGKTTTSLGLLAALQNIYPRIGYIKPVGQRFVEIEEQKIDEDTVLMDRVYQLNCPLVDMSPIAVEPDFTRKYLESSNYDVLVRRIQNAFDRVAWEKDFVLCEGSGHAGVGSVFDLSNARVARVLGAKVIIVTQGGIGKPIDEVSLNQALFEKEGVEVIGVILNKVLGKKIDYITEFARRGLKRKGLELLGVVPHQPILSQPTMDLIREELRAEPLNVTDGFHNPVEEVLIGAMGVQNALHLFRKGVLIITPGDREDIILAVATTLSSEEEGGLAGMILTRNLKPSAASQKVINKMPFPVLSVASDSYDVASHVHDLTVKTRPDDSQKIALIRDLIAQHVDVEKILEAISP
- the argA gene encoding amino-acid N-acetyltransferase, with translation MKPTDLRGILQYIPRFREKIFVIAADGAIVTDENFANILLDVAVLRSLNIRVVLVHGAAAQIKALAEQQKVKASDLDGTGVTDAETLKLALTGANRLTHEILEGLSANDLRAACSNAITAHPMGILQGVDHLFTGKVERVDTELLQTLLAQGIVPVVPPLGFDGDGKTYRVNSDSVALEVAKGLGAIKLIYISTQEGLIYQGQLIRQMLVGELADLLAQNKSLFAPEILSKALHAAAACKEGIQRVHIINGRVDEGLLAEVFSNEGIGTLIYANEYQQIRPAKKKDVRAIQMLTKKAVESEELVKRSRASIEKNIGDFHIFEIDKNPVACVALQVYPDQKKGELACLYVNPSHENQGIGRKLIQFTESKARELGLNELLTLSTQAFTYFQSKGGFVEGTPDDLPLARREKYEQSGRKSKVLVKKLK
- the hisC gene encoding histidinol-phosphate transaminase yields the protein MTPRIPVNPALENLPVYRPGRPIEEVARELGLPVDDIIKLASNENPLGPSPLALAAMESVLKNLHLYPDGNAFCLRQKLAEKLGVLPENLILGNGSNEIIEFAGHALMNPGAEVVVSQYCFAVYPIVTHLFGAKLVSVPARNYGHDLPAMLKAVTPDTRVMFVANPNNPTGTLAPAEHIVRLVDEIPDRVLLVMDEAYVDFLDEPVDLLPLIRTGEKPNLLLMRTFSKIFGLAGLRLGYGIGHRELIAALEKVRQPFNINSIAQAGALAALEDGEHLSRTRNNNKLGLDYLQDAFRELGLEFIPSHANFVLVRVGDGPQVFGGLQKLGVITRPMDGYQLPEWIRVTVGTPEQNARCVNGLKNILAARR